CGCACCAGCGAGGGCCTGTATCTGCTCCAGCGCGTACGTGACGAGGCCCACCGCTTCGCGATCACCTACCAGCGCGTCAAACGGGCCAAACGCTTCCGGGCGAGCCCACTGGACGACGTGCCCGGACTCGGTGAAACCCGGAAACAGGCGCTGATCAAGCATTTCGGCTCGGTGAGAAAGCTGCGGTCCGCCACAATCGACCAGATCCGCGAGGTTCCCGGCATAGGCCTCAAGACGGCCGAGACGATCGCTGTGGCCCTCGCACAGGCGGCCCCGGCCGCACCCGCCGTGAACACGGCGACCGGAGAGATCATGGACTACGCAGCAGACGCAGCAGACGCAGCAGACACGCAGGACGGGGCACCCGGTACGAGGGCGGATGCCCCGGGGCAGCCCGTAGTCGCGGGCGCCCCGGACGAGCGACGGGGCCAGGAGACATGACCGAGCACGACGAGGCACCGAAGGCCGAGCGCACAGCGGAAGGCCAGGCGGGTCACAAGGAAGCGGGCGATGATCGCTCGCGACACGCCGAGGGCCCGGCACCGGGCGACACAGCGGGCCAGAAACCACCGGGCCAGGAAGACGGAGAGCAAGTGGGTACGGGCATCGAGACAGCCGGGATCGCCGAAGTGGCCATCCCCGAGCTGGTGATCATCTCCGGCATGTCCGGAGCCGGACGTTCGACGGCGGCCAAGTGTCTGGAGGACCTCGGCTGGTTCGTCGTCGACAACCTGCCGCCCGCGCTGATCCCCACCATGGTGGAGCTCGGCGCCCGCTCCCAGGGCAACGTCGCCAGGATCGCGGTCGTCGTCGACGTGCGCGGCAGGCGTTTCTTCGACAATCTCCGTGAGTCGCTCGCCGATCTCGCCGTGAAGGGCGTCACCCGGCGGATCGTCTTCCTGGAGTCCTCGGACGACGCCCTGGTGCGCCGTTTCGAGTCGGTGCGCCGGCCGCACCCCCTCCAGGGGGACGGCCGCATCGTCGACGGAATCGACGCCGAGCGCGAACTGCTGCGCGAACTGCGCGGGGACGCCGACCTGGTGATCGACACCTCCAGCCTCAACGTGCACGAACTGCGGGCCAAGATGGACGCCCAGTTCGCCGGCGAGGAGGAGCCCGAGCTGCGGGCCACGGTGATGTCCTTCGGCTTCAAGTACGGCCTCCCGGTCGACGCCGACCTGGTCGTGGACATGCGGTTCCTGCCCAACCCGCACTGGGTCCCGGAGCTGCGCCCGTACACCGGCCTCAACGAGGAGGTGTCGGCGTACGTCTTCAACCAGCCCGGCGCCAAGGAGTTCCTCGACCGGTACGCCGAGCTGCTCCAGCTCATCGCCGCCGGATACCGCCGCGAGGGCAAGCGCTATGTGACGATCGCGGTCGGCTGCACCGGCGGCAAGCACCGTTCGGTGGCCACCTCCGAGAAGCTCGCCGCCCGCCTTGCCTCGCAGGGCGTGGAGACCGTGATCGTGCACCGGGACATGGGACGGGAATGACGGGACGTACACCGCGGCTGAGCCGGCTGCGCCGGATGACCCCCGAGGGCCGTGCGGGCCGGCCCGTCGAGGCCCGGGGCGCCAGACCGCGCCGCCGGGGCACCCAGCCCAAGGTCGTCGCCCTGGGCGGGGGCATGGGCCTGTCCGCCTCGCTCGCCGCCCTGCGCCGGATCACCGGCGACCTGACCGCGGTGGTCACCGTGGCCGACGACGGCGGCTCCAGCGGGCGCCTGCGCGACGAGCTGGGCGTCCTGCCGCCCGGCGACCTGCGCAAGGCCCTGGCCGCCCTGTGCGGCGACGACGAATGGGGCCAGACCTGGGCCCGCGTCATCCAGCACCGCTTCCAGTCCAAGGGCGACCTGCACGAACACGCGGTCGGCAACCTGCTGATCGTCGCCCTGTGGGAGCAGCTCGGCGACCACGTCCAGGCCCTCGACCTGGTCGGCAGGCTGCTGGGCGCGCACGGCCGCGTCCTGCCGATGTCCGCCGTACCCCTGGAGCTGCAGGCCCTGGTCAAGGGTCATGACCCGGAGCGGCCCGACGACGTCGACACCGTCCGGGGACAGGCGACCGTCGCGCTGACACCCGGCGAGGTGCAGAGCGTGCATCTCGTGCCGCACGACCCGCCCGCCGTCCCGGAAGCCGTCGCGGCGGTCCTGGACGCCGACTGGGTGGTGCTCGGGCCGGGCTCCTGGTTCTCGTCCGTGATCCCGCACCTGCTGGTGCCCGAACTGCTCGACGCGCTCACCGAGACGAAGGCCCGCCGGGTACTCTCGCTGAACCTCGCGCCGCAACCCGGAGAAACCGATGGCTTCTCCCCGCAGCGTCATTTGGAGGTTTTGGGACGACACGCCCCTAAACTCGCCCTGGACGTGGTGCTGGCCGACGAGGCCGCCGTGCCCGACCGCGACTTGCTGACCGATGCCGCCAAACGGTTCGGTGCCGCGGTCGAGCTGGCGCCGGTGGCCCGGACCGACGGATCTCCTCGGCACGATACGGAGCTGTTGGCCGCCGCGTACGACCGTATTTTTCGGATGCATGGAAGGATCGGCCCATGGCGATGACGGCAGCGGTGAAGGACGAGATTTCCCGGCTCCCCGTCACCCGTACCTGCTGCAGGAAGGCGGAGGTCTCCGCCATTCTGCGGTTCGCCGGCGGCCTCCACCTGGTGAGCGGGCGCATTGTGATCGAGGCGGAGCTGGACACCGCGATGGCGGCCCGTCGGCTCAAGCGGGACATCCTTGAGATTTTCGGCCACAGTTCCGAACTGATCGTGATGGCGCCCGGCGGACTGCGCCGCGGTTCCCGTTACGTGGTCCGGGTGGTCGCGGGCGGCGACCAGCTGGCCCGCCAGACAGGGCTCGTGGACGGCCGTGGGCGCCCGATCAGAGGCCTGCCCCCGCAGGTGGTCTCCGGGGCGACCTGTGACGCGGAGGCGGCCTGGAGAGGGGCCTTCCTGGCTCACGGCTCGCTCACCGAGCCGGGACGTTCCTCGTCCCTGGAGGTGACCTGCCCGGGCCCCGAGGCCGCGCTCGCCCTGGTCGGCGCCGCCCGTCGCCTCTCGATCGCGGCCAAGGCCCGCGAGGTGCGGGGCGTCGACCGGGTCGTCGTCCGGGACGGGGACGCGATCGGCGCCCTCCTCACCCGGCTCGGCGCACACGAGTCCGTGCTGGCCTGGGAGGAGCGGCGGATGCGCCGCGAGGTCCGCGCCACCGCGAACCGGCTCGCCAACTTCGACGACGCCAACCTGCGCCGTTCCGCACGCGCCGCGGTAGCCGCCGGTGCCCGGGTCCAGCGCGCGCTGGAGATCCTCGCCGACGAGGTCCCCGAGCACCTCGCGGCGGCCGGCCGGCTGCGCATGGACCACAAGCAGGCCTCCCTCGAGGAACTGGGCGCCCTCGCCGACCCGCCGCTGACCAAGGACGCCGTCGCGGGCCGGATCCGCCGGCTGCTCGCCATGGCGGACAAGCGGGCCCAGGACCTCGGCATCCCGGGCACGGAGTCCAACCTCACCGAGGAGATGGCCGACGCGGGCTGACGGAGTCTCACGGCACGTTGACCGACCCTCAACTCGCCGGTGCCGGTACCCACTTCGGGTGCCGGTATCGGCGTTTGTCACTTGTTGGCGCCCCCTTGACTGGATCATGAACTGTCATGAGCCTGGCATCTGGTCCGCCGCTGCGGCGGACCGTCGTTAGGGGGGGTACATGAGACGAAGAGCGAGAACGATCCTCGCCGCCGGCGCGCTCGTGCTGGGCGGCGCGGGACTCACGCCCATCGCCGTGGCCGCGGAGGACGCCGCTACGCCCGGCGCCGACGAGGTCAAGGTCTTCCGCGCCGAGGTCACGAAGGCGCAGATACCCCTGCTCCTCGCGACCGGCCAGGACGGTCACGAACTGGGGGAGCAGGCACCGGAGAAGGGCACGGCCACGGTCGAGGTCTACCTCACCGACAAGCAGGCCGACCAGCTGGAGGACAAGGGCGTCGACCTCAAGGAGCACACGCTCACGGCGAAGGCACGCGCGCGCGTGGCCGCCGCCGGAGACGGCGTGTTCCGGCCGTACAGCGGAGCCGGCAACCTCCAGGAGGAGATCCTCCGGACCGCGCAGGAGAACCCGGCCCTGACCAAGGTCGTCTCCATCGGCAAGACCCTTCAGGGGCAGGACATCCTCGCGCTCAAACTGACCAAGGGCGCGAAGAAGACCAAGGACGGCGCCAAGCCGTCCGTCCTGTACATGTCCAACCAGCACGCGCGTGAATGGATCACGCCGGAGATGACCCGGCGTCTGATGCACCACTACTTGGACAACTACTCCAAGGACCAGCGCATCAAGAAGATCGTCGACTCGACCGAACTGTGGTTCGTCCTGTCCGCGAACCCCGACGGCTACGACTTCACCCACCAGGCCGACGGCGACCGCCAGTGGCGCAAGAACATGCGGGACGTCAACGGCGACGGCGCCACCACCATCGGCGACGGCGTCGACCTCAACCGCAACTTCGCCTACAAGTGGGGCTACGACGACGAGGGCTCGTCCCCGTTCCCCACCAGCCAGACCTACCGTGGCGCAGGACCCAACTCGGAGCCCGAGACCAAGGCCCTGGACGCCTTCGAGAGGCGCATCGGCTTCGAGTACGGCATCAACTACCACTCCGCCGCCGAACTTCTCCTCTACGGGGTCGGCTGGCAGGTGGCCTCGCCCAGCCCCGACGACGTCCTCTACAAGTCGCTGGCCGGTACGCCGGAGAACTCCGCGATCCCCGGCTACCACCCCCAGCTCTCCTCCGAGCTGTACACCACCAACGGCGAGGCGGACGGCCACGCGGCCAACGTCAACGGCACGGCGATGTTCACCCCGGAGATGTCGACCTGCCAGACCGTGTCGAACCTCTATCCGGACGACGCCTGGAACGCGGCCGACTGCGCCTCGGTCTTCACCTTCCCGGACGACGAGAAGCTGATCCAGGAGGAGTTCGTCAAGAACATCCCGTTCGCCCTGTCGGTCGCCGAGTCCGCGGCCAGGCCCGACCAGCCGAAGTCCTCGGTCGGCATCGACGCCCCGGACTTCACCCCGGCACCCTTCACCACCTCGTACTCGCGCGGCGCCGACCAGGAGGTCTCGGTCGTCGTACGCAGGTCCGTGCGCGACAAGGAGCTCAAGTACCGCGTCAACGGCGGCCGTACGGAGGACATGGCGCTCAAGGCGTGGAAGGGCGGCGAGACCTTCGGCGGTGACGACAACCTGTACTTCGACGAGTACCGTGCCAAGGTCGCCGACGGCGACCCGGGCGACAAGGTCGAGGTCTGGTTCACCGGCGAGACGAAGGCCGGCAAGCCCACCAGGAGCACGCGCTTCACGTACACGGTCGCCGAACGGCCGCGCGCCGACACGCTCGTCGTCGCCGAGGAGGGCGCGACCGCCGCGCAGACACAGGTCTACGTCGACGCGCTGAAGGCCAACGGCAGGAAGCCGCTCGTCTGGGACGTCGCCGCCCTGGGCGCACCCGACGCGCTCGGTGTGCTCGGCCACTTCAAGACGGTCGTCCACTACACGGGCGCCGTACGGCCGGGCAACGCCACCCAGCTCCAGCTGCGCGCCTACCTCAACGAGGGCGGCAAGCTGGTCGAGGCCGGCGAGAGCGCCGGAGGCTCCGTCGACCTCGGCGGGGGCACCCTGTCGAACGACTTCAGCCAGTACTACCTGGGCGCCTACACCCGTACGACCACACCGTCGGCCAAGGCCTTCAGCGGCTCCGGGAAGCTCACCGGCTTCACGGGCGCCCTCGGTGACGCGCCGGGCAACCCGCTGAACGCGGCCGGGTCCTTCAGCGTCACCTCGGACAGCCTGTCCGAGGCGACGTACCCGCAGTTCGCCAGCGCGGGCGCGGGCGGATACCCCGGAACCGTCAACCCGTACGGCCCCTACGCGGGCTCCTCCATGGCGGCCGTCACCCACACCGACTACGCCTGGAACCGTCTCACCCGCACCATCGACCTCACCGGGGTGAGCGCGTCCGCCGCGCCCACGTTCCGTACCCAGCTCCTGTGGGACACGGAGGAGGGCTACGACCACGCCGTGCTCGAAGCCCACACGGCCGGGGCCGACGACTGGACCACGCTCCCGGAGAAGGGCGGCGCCACCAGCACCACGGTGCCGGCCGAGTGCGAGGCAGGGTTCTTCATCCAGGGCCACCCCGCTCTCACCCGCTATCTGACCCTCGGCTCGGGCGTCTGCACGCCCACCGGGACCAGCGGCTCCTGGAACAGCTTCACCGGGTCCTCCGCGGGCTGGCAGGAGGTCGACTTCGACCTCTCGGCGTACGCGGGCAAAACGGTGGAGATCTCGCTCGGCTACATCACCGACCCCGGCTCCGGCGGTCGCGGTGTCCTCGCCGACAACGCCACCGTCGTGATCGGCGGCACGGCGGGCGCGGTCGAGGGCTTCGAGACGTCCCTGGGCGCCTGGAGCACCCCCGGACCGCCCGCGGGCAGCCCCGCCGTCATCAAGGACTGGGGACTCTCGGGCGAGCTGTTCAAGACGTACGGAGCGGTCACCACCGATGACACCGTGCTGCTGGGCTTCGGCCTGGAGCACGTCACCACGGCGGCCGACCGGAAAGCACTCCTCGGCAAGGCACTGGCCGCGCTGAAGGGCTGATCAACCCCGTTCATCGGGTCATCGTGCCGATTTCGATCGGGTAATCACGGTGTGAAACCTGGGCGGTCCGTACCCCTACTGGCGGGTACGGGCCGCCCTGCCGTGTATGGGGCATCTCGATGTCACCACCCGGGCCTCAGAGAGGTAGGGTCGTAGGCGGTCGGGGACATCCCATACAACTCGCCGGCACGAAAGCCGGCGTACCTAACGAGGAGATCGGTTCGTGACGATCCGCGTAGGCATCAACGGCTTTGGCCGCATCGGTCGTAACTACTTCCGCGCGCTGCTGGAGCAGGGTGCTGACATCGAGATCGTGGCTGTCAACGACCTGGGTGACACCGCGACCACAGCTCATCTTCTGAAGTACGACACGATCCTGGGTCGTCTCAAGGCCGAGGTGACGCACACCGCCGACACGATCACCGTCGACGGTCACACCATCAAGGTGCTCTCGGAGCGCGACCCGGCGGACATCCCCTGGGGTGAGCTGGGCGTCGACATCGTCATCGAGTCGACCGGCATCTTCACCAAGAAGGCCGACGCCGCGAAGCACATCGCCGGTGGCGCCAAGAAGGTCCTCATCTCGGCTCCGGCCACGGACGAGGACATCACGATCGTCCTCGGCGTCAACGAGGACAAGTACGACGCGGCGAACCACCACATCATCTCCAACGCCTCCTGCACCACCAACTGTGTGGCGCCGATGGCCAAGGTTCTCCTGGAGAACTTCGGCGTCGTCTCGGGCCTGATGACCACGGTCCACGCCTACACCAGCGACCAGCGTCTCCAGGACTTCCCGCACAAGGACCTGCGCCGCGCCCGCGCCGCCGCCGAGAACATCATCCCGGCGAGCACCGGTGCGGCCAAGGCCCTCGGCGTGGTCATCCCGGAGCTGGCGGGCAAGCTCAACGGCATGGCGATGCGTGTGCCGGTCCCGACGGGATCCGTCACCGACCTGGTCGTCGAGACGGAGCGCGTGGTGACCAAGGAAGAGGTCAACGCCGCCTTCCAGAAGGCCGCCCAGGGACAGCTGAAGGGCTACCTGACGTACACCGAGGACCAGATCGTCTCCTCGGACATCGTCAGCGACCCGTCGTCCTGCACCTTCGACTCCTCGCTGACCATGGTGCAGGGCAACAGCGTGAAGATCATCGGCTGGTACGACAACGAGTGGGGCTACTCCAACCGCCTCGTCGACCTCACGGTCTTCGTCGGCAACCAGCTCTGAGTACCGGAGCAGGCACTTCGATGTGAGCACAGGGCTCGGGCAACGCAACGCGGCGTTGCCCGAGCCCTGTGGCACGTACCGATCGATCCAGCCCCTCCCGGACAAGAGAGCCCTCCTTAGGAGTCCCTTCATGAAGACGATCGACGAACTCCTCGCCGAAGGAGTCGACGGCAAGCGGGTCTTCGTCCGCGCCGACCTGAACGTGCCGCTGGCCGGCGGCCTCATCACCGACGACGGCCGCATCCGGGCCGTCCTGCCCACCGTCAAGGCCCTCGCGGACGCCGGCGCCAAGGTCGTCGTCGCCTCCCACCTGGGCCGCCCCAAGGGCGCCCCGGACCCCGCCTTCTCCCTGCTGCCGGCCGCCGAGCGCCTCGGTGAGCTCCTGGACGCCCCCGTGGCCTTCGCCCAGGACACCGTCGGCCCCGCCGCCCACGCCGCCGTGAACGGCCTCCAGCCCGGCCAGGTCGCGGTGCTCGAGAACCTGCGCTTCAACGCCGGTGAGACGTCGAAGGACGACACCGAGCGCGGCGAGTTCGCCGATCAGCTGGCCGCCCTCGCCGATGTCTACGTGGGTGACGGCTTCGGCGCCGTGCACCGCGGACACGCCTCGGTCCTCGACCTGCCGGCCCGCCTGCCGCACTACGCCGGTTACCTCATCGCCACCGAGGTCGGCGTCCTCAAGAAGCTCACCGAGGACGTCAAGCGGCCGTACGTCGTCGTACTGGGCGGAGCCAAGGTCTCCGACAAGCTCGCCGTCATCGACCAGCTGCTCGGCAAGGCCGACCGCATCCTCATCGGCGGCGGCATGGTGTTCACCTTCCTCAAGGCCAAGGGATACGAGATCGGCGCCTCCCTCGTCCAGGAGGACCAGCTCCCGGCCGTCAACGAGTACATCGAGCGCGCGGAGAAGAACGGCGTCGAGCTGATCCTCCCGGTCGACGTGCTGGCCGGCTCCGCGTTCCCGGACCTGAAGACCAAGGCTCCCGCGAACCCCGTCACCGTCGCCGCGGACGCGATGCCCGCGGACCGGATGGGCCTGGACATCGGTCCGGAGTCCAGCACGCTGTACGCCTCGAAGCTCGCCGACGCCGCCACCGTCTTCTGGAACGGCCCCATGGGCGTCTTCGAACACCCCGACTACGCCGAGGGCACCAAGGCGGTCGCCCAGGCTCTCCTCGACTCCCCGGCCTTCACGGTCGTCGGCGGCGGAGACTCCGCCGCCGCCGTGCGCATCCTGGGCTTCGACGAGAACGCATTCGGCCACATCTCGACCGGTGGCGGCGCCTCCCTCGAATACCTTGAGGGCAAGACGCTCCCCGGGCTCGCCGCACTGGAAGGCTGACCCCGCACATGACCACTCGCACGCCGCTGATGGCGGGCAACTGGAAGATGAACCTCAACCACCTTGAGGCCATCGCCCACGTCCAGAAGCTCGCGTTCGCCCTCGCGGACAAGGACTACGAGGCCTGTGAGGTCGCGGTCCTGCCGCCCTTCACCGACCTTCGTTCCGTACAGACCCTGGTCGACGGCGACAAGCTCAAGATCAAGTACGGCGCCCAGGACATCTCCGCGCACGACACGGGCGCCTACACGGGCGAGATCTCCGGCCCGATGCTGGCCAAGCTCAAGTGCACCTACGTGGCGATCGGTCACTCGGAGCGCCGCCAGTACCACAACGAGACCGACGAGCTCGTCAACGCCAAGGTGAAGGCCGCCTACAAGCACGGCCTCACCCCGATCCTGTGCGTCGGCGAGGAACTGGAGGTCCGCGAGGCGGGCAACCACGTCTCCCACACGCTCGCGCAGGTCGAGGGCGGCCTCAAGGACCTCCCGGCCGAGCAGGCCGAGACCGTCGTCATCGCGTACGAGCCCGTCTGGGCCATCGGCACCGGCAAGGTCTGCGGCTCCGACGACGCCCAGGAGGTCTGCGGGGCGATCCGAGTGAAGCTCGCCGAGCTCTACTCCCAGGACGTGGCCGACGCTGTACGCATCCAGTACGGCGGTTCGGTGAAGTCCGGGAACGTCGCCGAGATCATGGCGAAGCCCGACATCGACGGCGCACTGGTCGGCGGGGCCTCGCTGGACGCCGAAGAGTTCGTCAAGATCGTTCGGTTCCGAGACCAGTGAGTATGCGCTAGCGGAGATCCGTCGTACCCTGGCGGGGCCGAAACTAGTATTTGGTGCGCCGAGCGCTCCGAATGAGAGTTCCGGCCCCGTCGTCCATCGGAATCCGAGG
The DNA window shown above is from Streptomyces sp. NBC_01451 and carries:
- the gap gene encoding type I glyceraldehyde-3-phosphate dehydrogenase yields the protein MTIRVGINGFGRIGRNYFRALLEQGADIEIVAVNDLGDTATTAHLLKYDTILGRLKAEVTHTADTITVDGHTIKVLSERDPADIPWGELGVDIVIESTGIFTKKADAAKHIAGGAKKVLISAPATDEDITIVLGVNEDKYDAANHHIISNASCTTNCVAPMAKVLLENFGVVSGLMTTVHAYTSDQRLQDFPHKDLRRARAAAENIIPASTGAAKALGVVIPELAGKLNGMAMRVPVPTGSVTDLVVETERVVTKEEVNAAFQKAAQGQLKGYLTYTEDQIVSSDIVSDPSSCTFDSSLTMVQGNSVKIIGWYDNEWGYSNRLVDLTVFVGNQL
- a CDS encoding M14 family metallopeptidase; the encoded protein is MRRRARTILAAGALVLGGAGLTPIAVAAEDAATPGADEVKVFRAEVTKAQIPLLLATGQDGHELGEQAPEKGTATVEVYLTDKQADQLEDKGVDLKEHTLTAKARARVAAAGDGVFRPYSGAGNLQEEILRTAQENPALTKVVSIGKTLQGQDILALKLTKGAKKTKDGAKPSVLYMSNQHAREWITPEMTRRLMHHYLDNYSKDQRIKKIVDSTELWFVLSANPDGYDFTHQADGDRQWRKNMRDVNGDGATTIGDGVDLNRNFAYKWGYDDEGSSPFPTSQTYRGAGPNSEPETKALDAFERRIGFEYGINYHSAAELLLYGVGWQVASPSPDDVLYKSLAGTPENSAIPGYHPQLSSELYTTNGEADGHAANVNGTAMFTPEMSTCQTVSNLYPDDAWNAADCASVFTFPDDEKLIQEEFVKNIPFALSVAESAARPDQPKSSVGIDAPDFTPAPFTTSYSRGADQEVSVVVRRSVRDKELKYRVNGGRTEDMALKAWKGGETFGGDDNLYFDEYRAKVADGDPGDKVEVWFTGETKAGKPTRSTRFTYTVAERPRADTLVVAEEGATAAQTQVYVDALKANGRKPLVWDVAALGAPDALGVLGHFKTVVHYTGAVRPGNATQLQLRAYLNEGGKLVEAGESAGGSVDLGGGTLSNDFSQYYLGAYTRTTTPSAKAFSGSGKLTGFTGALGDAPGNPLNAAGSFSVTSDSLSEATYPQFASAGAGGYPGTVNPYGPYAGSSMAAVTHTDYAWNRLTRTIDLTGVSASAAPTFRTQLLWDTEEGYDHAVLEAHTAGADDWTTLPEKGGATSTTVPAECEAGFFIQGHPALTRYLTLGSGVCTPTGTSGSWNSFTGSSAGWQEVDFDLSAYAGKTVEISLGYITDPGSGGRGVLADNATVVIGGTAGAVEGFETSLGAWSTPGPPAGSPAVIKDWGLSGELFKTYGAVTTDDTVLLGFGLEHVTTAADRKALLGKALAALKG
- a CDS encoding phosphoglycerate kinase; the encoded protein is MKTIDELLAEGVDGKRVFVRADLNVPLAGGLITDDGRIRAVLPTVKALADAGAKVVVASHLGRPKGAPDPAFSLLPAAERLGELLDAPVAFAQDTVGPAAHAAVNGLQPGQVAVLENLRFNAGETSKDDTERGEFADQLAALADVYVGDGFGAVHRGHASVLDLPARLPHYAGYLIATEVGVLKKLTEDVKRPYVVVLGGAKVSDKLAVIDQLLGKADRILIGGGMVFTFLKAKGYEIGASLVQEDQLPAVNEYIERAEKNGVELILPVDVLAGSAFPDLKTKAPANPVTVAADAMPADRMGLDIGPESSTLYASKLADAATVFWNGPMGVFEHPDYAEGTKAVAQALLDSPAFTVVGGGDSAAAVRILGFDENAFGHISTGGGASLEYLEGKTLPGLAALEG
- the rapZ gene encoding RNase adapter RapZ, which translates into the protein MTEHDEAPKAERTAEGQAGHKEAGDDRSRHAEGPAPGDTAGQKPPGQEDGEQVGTGIETAGIAEVAIPELVIISGMSGAGRSTAAKCLEDLGWFVVDNLPPALIPTMVELGARSQGNVARIAVVVDVRGRRFFDNLRESLADLAVKGVTRRIVFLESSDDALVRRFESVRRPHPLQGDGRIVDGIDAERELLRELRGDADLVIDTSSLNVHELRAKMDAQFAGEEEPELRATVMSFGFKYGLPVDADLVVDMRFLPNPHWVPELRPYTGLNEEVSAYVFNQPGAKEFLDRYAELLQLIAAGYRREGKRYVTIAVGCTGGKHRSVATSEKLAARLASQGVETVIVHRDMGRE
- the tpiA gene encoding triose-phosphate isomerase, with protein sequence MTTRTPLMAGNWKMNLNHLEAIAHVQKLAFALADKDYEACEVAVLPPFTDLRSVQTLVDGDKLKIKYGAQDISAHDTGAYTGEISGPMLAKLKCTYVAIGHSERRQYHNETDELVNAKVKAAYKHGLTPILCVGEELEVREAGNHVSHTLAQVEGGLKDLPAEQAETVVIAYEPVWAIGTGKVCGSDDAQEVCGAIRVKLAELYSQDVADAVRIQYGGSVKSGNVAEIMAKPDIDGALVGGASLDAEEFVKIVRFRDQ
- the whiA gene encoding DNA-binding protein WhiA — translated: MAMTAAVKDEISRLPVTRTCCRKAEVSAILRFAGGLHLVSGRIVIEAELDTAMAARRLKRDILEIFGHSSELIVMAPGGLRRGSRYVVRVVAGGDQLARQTGLVDGRGRPIRGLPPQVVSGATCDAEAAWRGAFLAHGSLTEPGRSSSLEVTCPGPEAALALVGAARRLSIAAKAREVRGVDRVVVRDGDAIGALLTRLGAHESVLAWEERRMRREVRATANRLANFDDANLRRSARAAVAAGARVQRALEILADEVPEHLAAAGRLRMDHKQASLEELGALADPPLTKDAVAGRIRRLLAMADKRAQDLGIPGTESNLTEEMADAG
- a CDS encoding gluconeogenesis factor YvcK family protein; translation: MTGRTPRLSRLRRMTPEGRAGRPVEARGARPRRRGTQPKVVALGGGMGLSASLAALRRITGDLTAVVTVADDGGSSGRLRDELGVLPPGDLRKALAALCGDDEWGQTWARVIQHRFQSKGDLHEHAVGNLLIVALWEQLGDHVQALDLVGRLLGAHGRVLPMSAVPLELQALVKGHDPERPDDVDTVRGQATVALTPGEVQSVHLVPHDPPAVPEAVAAVLDADWVVLGPGSWFSSVIPHLLVPELLDALTETKARRVLSLNLAPQPGETDGFSPQRHLEVLGRHAPKLALDVVLADEAAVPDRDLLTDAAKRFGAAVELAPVARTDGSPRHDTELLAAAYDRIFRMHGRIGPWR